In Deinococcus maricopensis DSM 21211, one genomic interval encodes:
- a CDS encoding RecX family transcriptional regulator: MRARRPRPPESAADASAPRAPSGADREALMQYAFRALAARALSVAELRTRLLRRAANAEDAESVLARVQELGYLDDAALARQVAGRSGVGRHRVRADLTRRGVDADTTQQALEVRDDDREAQEAAALLERQLPRFLRARDPRGSAFAFLARRGFGSGVIWQVLRQHDFAPPDDGE, from the coding sequence GTGCGCGCCCGACGCCCCCGCCCACCTGAAAGTGCCGCCGACGCCTCCGCTCCCCGCGCGCCGAGCGGCGCGGACCGCGAAGCCCTCATGCAGTACGCGTTCCGTGCCTTGGCGGCGCGGGCGCTGAGTGTCGCGGAGCTGCGCACGCGCCTGCTGCGCCGCGCCGCGAACGCCGAGGACGCCGAGTCGGTGCTGGCGCGCGTGCAGGAACTCGGGTACCTCGACGACGCGGCGCTGGCGCGGCAGGTGGCGGGCCGCTCAGGGGTGGGGCGTCACCGCGTGCGCGCGGACCTGACGCGGCGCGGCGTGGACGCGGACACGACGCAGCAGGCGCTCGAGGTCCGCGACGATGACCGGGAGGCGCAGGAAGCGGCGGCGCTGCTGGAGCGTCAGCTGCCGCGGTTCCTGCGGGCGCGTGATCCGCGCGGGAGTGCGTTCGCGTTCCTGGCGCGGCGAGGGTTCGGGAGTGGGGTGATCTGGCAGGTGCTGCGGCAGCATGATTTCGCGCCGCCGGACGACGGTGAGTGA
- a CDS encoding MarR family winged helix-turn-helix transcriptional regulator yields MMNLPDPATLEQARQQHIGRLLHRAARAYNVLALDRLHAHGHTQLSLAHTNLLPHLDTQGTRIVTLAERAGMTKQAAGQLVAELEAEGYVERHPDPEDRRATRVQFTQKGWRYLLDAQQVKRTIEDDYRTQLGDPLWTHLNTALHTLLREHTPPAESTT; encoded by the coding sequence ATGATGAACCTCCCCGACCCCGCCACGCTCGAACAGGCCCGGCAGCAGCACATCGGGCGCCTTTTGCACCGCGCCGCCCGCGCCTACAACGTCCTCGCACTCGACAGGCTCCACGCCCACGGTCACACGCAACTGAGCCTCGCCCACACCAACCTGCTCCCCCACCTCGATACGCAGGGCACCCGCATCGTCACCCTCGCCGAACGCGCTGGCATGACCAAGCAGGCCGCCGGGCAACTCGTTGCCGAACTCGAAGCCGAAGGCTACGTCGAACGCCACCCCGACCCCGAAGACCGCCGCGCCACCCGCGTGCAGTTCACCCAGAAAGGCTGGCGCTACCTGCTCGACGCACAACAGGTCAAACGCACCATCGAAGACGACTACCGCACCCAACTCGGCGACCCCCTCTGGACACACCTGAACACCGCCCTCCACACCCTCCTGCGGGAACACACGCCCCCTGCCGAATCAACAACCTGA
- a CDS encoding cupin domain-containing protein, translating to MNVIRAHDTHALETPNGNHGTSLATPHLGANEVTVVRQRQVPGGFNPTHTQTREEIMVMLAGHVTISSNEARIDLAPGDTLIVPPHTPHRVDNAGPTDAEWLIISAAGMQFFRETGEEATPPWIR from the coding sequence ATGAACGTCATCCGCGCGCACGACACCCATGCTCTCGAAACACCCAACGGCAACCACGGCACCAGCCTCGCCACGCCTCACCTCGGTGCCAACGAGGTCACTGTCGTCCGCCAACGCCAGGTGCCCGGGGGCTTCAACCCCACCCACACCCAGACCCGCGAGGAAATCATGGTCATGCTCGCCGGCCACGTCACCATCAGCAGCAACGAGGCCCGCATCGATCTCGCCCCCGGCGACACCCTCATCGTGCCGCCCCACACGCCACACCGCGTGGACAACGCTGGACCCACCGACGCCGAGTGGCTGATCATCTCAGCCGCAGGTATGCAGTTCTTCCGCGAAACCGGTGAGGAAGCAACCCCGCCCTGGATCAGATAA
- the bshA gene encoding N-acetyl-alpha-D-glucosaminyl L-malate synthase BshA: MRIAVLCHASAGGSGVVATELGLKVAQAGHDVHFIGSNVPFRLAGQTGPRGPYFHQVGSYAYALFEQPFPELASTNTLVEVIREHNVDLTHAHYAIPHASSAIHAREITGSSRVITTLHGTDVTLVGLEPAFQHTTRDAIERSDQVTAVSHFLAQQTQDLFGVQRDIQVIHNFVDTDRFVRIHEPGVRLRFAQPDEAIVVHVSNFRGVKRTEDVVRVFARIASEIPARLLMIGDGPERARTFELAQQLGVIGRVHFLGSFPDVQTILGIADLFLLPSSQESFGLVALEAMSCEVPVVASNAGGIPEVVEHGVTGFTCPVGDVDGMADAALRVLRSEDVYRTMGAAARRAAVTRFHPSLILPQYLDAYTELAGRA; the protein is encoded by the coding sequence ATGAGAATCGCCGTCCTGTGTCACGCGAGCGCCGGTGGGTCCGGCGTGGTCGCCACCGAGCTTGGACTGAAAGTCGCGCAGGCAGGTCACGACGTTCACTTCATCGGCTCCAACGTCCCCTTCCGCCTCGCCGGGCAGACCGGCCCGCGCGGCCCATACTTCCATCAGGTCGGCTCGTATGCGTACGCGCTGTTCGAGCAGCCTTTTCCGGAGCTCGCCAGCACCAACACCCTCGTCGAGGTGATCCGCGAGCACAACGTCGACTTGACGCACGCGCACTACGCCATCCCGCATGCCAGCTCGGCCATTCACGCGCGGGAGATCACGGGGAGTTCCCGCGTCATCACGACGTTGCACGGCACGGACGTGACGCTCGTGGGGCTGGAGCCGGCGTTCCAGCACACCACCCGCGACGCCATCGAACGCAGCGATCAAGTGACGGCCGTGTCGCACTTCCTCGCCCAGCAGACGCAGGACCTGTTCGGCGTGCAGCGTGACATTCAGGTGATTCACAACTTCGTGGACACGGACCGGTTCGTGCGGATTCACGAGCCCGGCGTGCGCCTGCGGTTCGCGCAGCCCGACGAAGCGATTGTCGTGCACGTCAGCAACTTCCGCGGTGTGAAACGCACGGAGGACGTCGTGCGGGTGTTCGCGCGCATCGCCAGCGAAATACCCGCGCGCCTGCTCATGATCGGTGACGGGCCCGAGCGCGCGCGAACCTTCGAACTGGCGCAGCAGCTCGGCGTGATCGGGCGCGTGCACTTCCTGGGGAGCTTCCCGGACGTGCAGACGATTCTCGGTATCGCGGACCTGTTCCTGCTGCCCAGCAGCCAGGAGAGCTTCGGGCTGGTGGCGCTGGAGGCCATGAGCTGCGAGGTGCCGGTCGTGGCGAGCAATGCGGGCGGCATTCCCGAGGTGGTGGAGCACGGCGTGACCGGGTTCACATGCCCTGTGGGTGACGTTGACGGCATGGCGGACGCGGCCCTGCGGGTGCTGCGCAGCGAGGACGTCTACCGCACGATGGGCGCGGCGGCGCGGCGCGCGGCAGTCACGCGGTTCCACCCGTCGTTGATCCTGCCGCAGTACCTGGACGCGTACACCGAGCTTGCCGGTCGCGCCTGA
- a CDS encoding metallophosphoesterase yields the protein MRVFAIADLHLAFVTPKPMTVFGPTWAGHPDAIFDRWRDVVRPDDVVLLPGDLSWAMKLPDALTDLAPIAALPGTKVLLRGNHDYWWPSISKLRAALPSGMYAVQNDALRFGDVVVCGTRGWSTPGSDEFGAEDARIYAREQERLKLSLDAAGRLGGARTVLMLHYPPTSANFSATGFTALIEAYRPDAVVYGHLHGANPERTLRRWQGTPAHLVAADALQFTPKLILDDALNVMI from the coding sequence TTGAGAGTTTTCGCCATCGCTGACCTGCACCTCGCGTTCGTTACGCCCAAGCCCATGACGGTCTTCGGACCAACGTGGGCGGGGCACCCGGACGCCATCTTCGACCGCTGGCGCGACGTGGTCCGCCCGGACGACGTGGTGCTGCTGCCCGGCGACCTCTCATGGGCCATGAAGCTCCCCGACGCCCTCACGGACCTCGCACCCATCGCGGCGCTGCCGGGCACGAAAGTGCTGCTGCGCGGCAACCACGATTACTGGTGGCCGAGCATCAGCAAACTGCGCGCGGCCCTGCCGAGCGGCATGTACGCCGTGCAGAACGACGCGTTGCGGTTCGGGGACGTGGTGGTGTGCGGCACGCGCGGCTGGAGCACCCCCGGTTCGGATGAGTTCGGCGCGGAGGACGCCCGCATCTACGCGCGCGAGCAGGAGCGCCTGAAACTCAGCCTGGACGCCGCGGGCCGCCTGGGCGGCGCGCGCACCGTGCTGATGCTGCATTACCCGCCCACCAGCGCAAACTTCAGCGCGACCGGCTTCACGGCGCTGATCGAGGCGTACCGGCCGGACGCCGTGGTGTACGGCCACCTGCACGGCGCGAACCCGGAGCGGACGCTGCGCCGCTGGCAGGGGACGCCCGCGCACCTCGTCGCGGCGGACGCGTTGCAGTTCACGCCGAAGCTGATCCTGGACGACGCCCTGAACGTGATGATCTGA
- a CDS encoding amidase family protein, which translates to MPDNLLTLGAAELAARVRAGLDTQAPTRTYLQRIQTHGARTNAITLVNPDAEADAARATPDGLLAGVPVLVKDNIDVAGMPTTAGSALMRAHVPDEDAPLTARLRAAGAVILGKANLTEWANFMTVGMPNGYSSGGGQVLNPWRAGHDVGGSSSGSGAAVADRLAPIAVGTETSGSILSPAHQNGVYGLKPTVGLIPRTGIVPIASSQDTAGPLGRSARDCALLAQVMQGPDERDPATAGAPTLDFLGALNDAALQGARIGVVREPYFSNLTDAERDVMERGLAALRAAGATVVDVTLDTAQDLEAWRLEVLVHEFKRDLNAYLAGVRHGPRSLRDVIDGLNEDPERLALHGATLLLAAEGTRGDLSERLYTQARARDLDLTRTRGLDVLFTRNALDAVLFPKYLGCHVGAKAGYPSVAVPVGTADGVPCGFMLTGPAWSDARLLAFAHAAAPHLGAWTPAPDASS; encoded by the coding sequence ATGCCGGACAACCTGCTCACCCTGGGCGCCGCGGAACTCGCCGCCCGCGTGCGCGCCGGCCTGGACACCCAGGCCCCCACGCGCACGTATCTGCAACGCATTCAGACGCACGGCGCCCGCACCAACGCCATCACCCTCGTGAACCCCGACGCGGAAGCTGACGCCGCGCGCGCCACGCCGGACGGACTGCTCGCGGGCGTACCCGTCCTGGTCAAGGACAACATTGACGTGGCCGGGATGCCCACGACCGCCGGAAGCGCCCTGATGCGCGCCCACGTCCCCGACGAGGACGCCCCCCTCACCGCCCGCCTGCGCGCCGCCGGCGCCGTCATTCTCGGCAAGGCGAACCTGACCGAGTGGGCGAACTTCATGACGGTCGGCATGCCGAACGGGTACTCCTCCGGCGGCGGGCAGGTCCTGAACCCCTGGCGGGCCGGGCACGACGTGGGCGGCAGCAGCAGCGGCAGCGGCGCCGCCGTCGCAGACCGCCTCGCGCCCATCGCCGTCGGCACGGAAACCAGCGGCAGCATCCTCTCCCCCGCCCACCAGAACGGCGTGTACGGCCTGAAGCCCACCGTCGGCCTGATCCCCCGCACGGGCATCGTCCCCATCGCCAGCAGCCAGGACACTGCCGGGCCGCTGGGCCGCAGCGCCCGCGACTGCGCGCTTCTCGCGCAGGTCATGCAGGGCCCGGACGAACGCGACCCCGCCACGGCCGGCGCGCCCACCCTCGACTTCCTCGGCGCGCTGAACGACGCGGCGCTGCAGGGCGCCCGCATCGGCGTCGTCCGCGAACCGTACTTCTCGAACCTCACGGACGCCGAACGGGACGTGATGGAACGCGGCCTCGCCGCGCTGCGCGCCGCGGGCGCGACCGTCGTGGACGTCACCCTCGACACGGCGCAGGACCTGGAGGCGTGGCGGCTCGAAGTGCTCGTGCACGAATTCAAACGTGACCTGAACGCGTACCTTGCGGGCGTCCGCCATGGACCCCGCAGTCTCCGCGACGTCATCGACGGACTCAACGAGGACCCCGAACGCCTCGCGCTGCACGGCGCCACGCTGCTGCTCGCCGCTGAGGGCACGCGCGGCGACCTGAGCGAACGCCTGTACACGCAGGCGCGCGCCCGTGACCTCGACCTGACCCGCACGCGCGGCCTGGACGTCCTGTTCACCCGTAACGCTCTCGACGCCGTCCTGTTCCCGAAGTACCTGGGCTGCCACGTCGGCGCGAAAGCCGGGTACCCGAGCGTCGCGGTTCCAGTAGGCACGGCGGACGGCGTGCCGTGCGGCTTCATGCTCACCGGACCCGCCTGGAGTGACGCGCGCCTCCTTGCCTTCGCGCACGCCGCCGCGCCGCACCTGGGTGCGTGGACGCCCGCCCCGGACGCGAGCAGTTGA
- a CDS encoding DegV family protein, which produces MIAVVTDSTCDLSPAQLQEQGVTVVPLHVQVGDQQFLDWVELDPDDLYRRMEQGQSASTRPPSAETFADIYRQLLTTHQHVVSLHISAQLSETLQHARQAAQHLGAEDRITIIDSGVTTAPLAELVLRAAHTARTTENPRDVVTAVTRARSRMHAEFTVTDLEYLRRGGRLSRAGEFMANLLNIRPVLTFDDGRIVPARRVRGKGATQDMIARMTERFGNTPINVTIAIAGRDKDRINELRLALSNSSLNIAQGRVQLIGAVTGAHVGPGTYGFQAVPADA; this is translated from the coding sequence ATGATTGCTGTCGTCACGGATTCCACCTGCGACCTCAGCCCTGCGCAACTTCAGGAGCAGGGCGTCACGGTCGTTCCCCTTCACGTCCAAGTGGGCGATCAGCAGTTCCTGGACTGGGTGGAACTGGACCCAGACGACCTCTACCGACGCATGGAGCAAGGCCAGAGCGCCAGCACCCGCCCGCCCAGCGCCGAGACGTTCGCCGACATCTATCGCCAGCTGCTCACCACCCACCAGCACGTCGTGAGCCTGCACATCTCCGCACAACTCAGCGAGACCCTGCAACACGCCCGCCAGGCCGCGCAGCACCTCGGCGCAGAAGACCGTATCACCATCATCGACAGCGGCGTCACCACCGCCCCCCTCGCCGAGCTCGTTTTGCGCGCCGCGCACACAGCCCGCACCACCGAGAACCCCCGCGACGTCGTGACCGCCGTGACGCGCGCGCGCAGCCGTATGCACGCCGAATTCACCGTCACCGACCTCGAATACCTCCGACGCGGCGGGCGCCTGTCCCGCGCGGGCGAATTCATGGCGAACCTCCTGAACATCCGCCCGGTCCTCACCTTTGACGACGGCCGCATCGTTCCGGCCCGCCGCGTCCGCGGCAAAGGCGCCACGCAGGACATGATCGCCCGCATGACCGAACGTTTCGGCAACACGCCCATCAACGTCACCATCGCCATTGCCGGCCGCGACAAGGACCGCATCAACGAACTGCGCCTCGCCCTCAGCAACAGCAGCCTCAACATCGCGCAGGGCCGCGTGCAGCTAATCGGCGCCGTCACCGGCGCGCACGTCGGGCCAGGCACGTACGGCTTTCAGGCTGTGCCCGCAGACGCCTGA
- a CDS encoding HD domain-containing phosphohydrolase produces MTPTPPAHADDLADYQALFDHAGVGLLEITFGGCIRRINPDGAAFFGLPREQLLGMSVLDVTHPEDIERTIEALGRVVRGDAPVVVLEKRYLRADGEVVWSRSRVSLLPGRAGPADSVVAVVADITELKRAQQDLERLNVNLQATLEGGLLGLGIALEARDLETAGHTERVMTLSHQLGAALGLDGVTLNELRQGASLHDLGKLTIPDAVLLKPGRLDAAEWALMQTHAHNGHAMAARIPTLAPAAMGVIRHHHERWDGTGYPDRLSADEIPLLARIFAVCDVYDALTSERPYKHAWAHGDALAEVRAQRGRQFDPHVVDTFLTLFGSSGATPLGRA; encoded by the coding sequence ATGACCCCCACGCCACCCGCCCACGCTGACGACCTGGCTGATTACCAGGCACTCTTTGACCATGCGGGCGTGGGCCTGCTTGAGATCACGTTCGGGGGGTGCATCCGCCGCATTAATCCTGATGGGGCGGCGTTCTTCGGACTGCCTCGGGAGCAGCTGCTGGGCATGAGCGTGCTGGACGTCACGCACCCTGAAGACATCGAGCGGACGATTGAGGCGCTGGGGCGTGTGGTTCGCGGGGACGCGCCTGTGGTGGTGCTGGAGAAGCGGTACCTCCGTGCGGACGGTGAGGTTGTCTGGTCCCGGTCGCGGGTTTCGCTGCTGCCTGGGCGTGCGGGGCCGGCGGATTCGGTGGTGGCGGTCGTGGCGGACATCACGGAGTTGAAACGGGCACAGCAGGATTTGGAGCGGCTCAACGTCAACCTTCAGGCGACGCTGGAGGGGGGGCTGCTGGGTCTGGGGATCGCGCTGGAGGCCCGTGATCTCGAAACGGCCGGGCATACCGAGCGGGTGATGACGCTCAGTCATCAGCTCGGGGCCGCGCTGGGGCTGGACGGCGTGACACTGAATGAGCTTCGGCAGGGTGCGAGCCTGCATGATCTCGGGAAGTTGACGATTCCTGACGCGGTCCTGCTCAAGCCGGGGCGTCTGGACGCGGCGGAGTGGGCGCTCATGCAGACGCACGCCCATAACGGTCATGCGATGGCCGCGCGGATTCCCACGCTGGCACCGGCGGCCATGGGGGTCATCCGGCATCACCATGAGCGCTGGGACGGCACGGGGTACCCGGACCGGCTGAGTGCCGATGAGATTCCGCTGCTGGCGCGGATTTTCGCGGTGTGTGACGTGTATGACGCGCTGACCAGTGAGCGGCCATACAAGCACGCGTGGGCGCACGGGGACGCTCTGGCGGAGGTGCGTGCGCAGCGTGGCCGTCAGTTCGACCCGCACGTGGTGGACACCTTCCTGACCCTATTCGGGTCGTCCGGAGCAACCCCGTTGGGGCGGGCATGA
- a CDS encoding lipase family protein, with protein sequence MTFDEKRSATAATPGHLPHLPVPAKPVAQADATRVQVRAPAPTLNPNGPADDAARALHRVVEQQTRQTPTTGSPATLLLGVEAAASMRLGSTRHLVHDEGWLSGPKYASLDGAEGALGGMLRQLKTAGRLDGALKAYARLYGKQFTAVLGERVRDVNVRQRLLKLLPPLIPAEQLTMDSFLEQLSVGYVYLNDTAEQLQGKSSDGRRGSSPKNVLETFGYRAGAPVSGKWGFQMRVFYPIPGKAKWPNPIVAFRGTEGISFDIKGKPEGTTDTVIGDMSPKGVGYNQYDPNRALIQRNMDAAAKHGDLIITGHSLGGALAQIAAVEYRAQTRAVVTFQSPGIDEDDTALVEAYNRAHPTDPLLSRHYRIDGDAVPTAGEEHLPGQIYYFDRVQRARGSTAPFKSELSYDSADLTRATAGHVIPMLSTYVRGMGVTQGLLGEIARDGLRDENSLGDDAKDVQVVFGGQYGTAQDPRLQLEKKRTTTAVKGMDMISAYTDVYYDQIAYNTLLATVERRVPRYASAQAFMAAMRTYLDGFAEGQQRLPLTANDRALGQQLQLPMFTRDYAHPIPTGMGMPTYPMMDSKWADMQEQGVTISQAAALRVAAELGRIWTAWHPEGAK encoded by the coding sequence ATGACGTTCGACGAAAAACGTTCAGCCACTGCGGCCACACCCGGCCACCTGCCGCACCTGCCGGTGCCCGCGAAGCCCGTCGCGCAAGCGGACGCGACGCGCGTGCAGGTGCGTGCGCCCGCACCGACCCTGAACCCGAATGGCCCGGCGGATGACGCCGCGCGGGCGCTGCACCGGGTGGTGGAGCAGCAGACGCGCCAGACGCCCACCACGGGCAGCCCGGCGACGCTTCTGTTGGGTGTGGAGGCGGCGGCGTCCATGCGGCTGGGCAGCACCCGGCACCTCGTGCACGACGAAGGCTGGTTGAGCGGCCCGAAGTACGCGAGTCTGGACGGTGCGGAGGGTGCGCTGGGCGGCATGTTGCGGCAGCTCAAAACGGCCGGTCGGCTGGACGGGGCGCTCAAGGCGTACGCGCGCCTGTACGGCAAGCAGTTCACGGCGGTGCTGGGGGAGCGCGTCCGTGATGTGAACGTCCGTCAGCGGTTGTTGAAGCTTCTGCCGCCGCTGATTCCGGCGGAGCAGCTGACCATGGACAGCTTCCTGGAGCAGTTGTCGGTCGGGTACGTGTACCTGAATGACACGGCGGAGCAGCTGCAGGGCAAGAGCAGCGATGGTCGGCGCGGCTCAAGCCCGAAGAACGTGCTGGAGACGTTCGGGTACCGTGCGGGCGCGCCGGTCAGCGGGAAGTGGGGCTTCCAGATGCGCGTGTTCTACCCCATTCCCGGCAAGGCGAAATGGCCGAACCCGATTGTGGCGTTCCGCGGGACGGAAGGCATTTCGTTCGACATCAAGGGCAAGCCGGAGGGCACCACGGACACGGTGATCGGGGACATGTCCCCGAAGGGCGTGGGGTACAACCAGTACGACCCGAACCGGGCGCTGATCCAGCGGAACATGGACGCCGCCGCGAAGCACGGGGACCTGATCATTACGGGGCATTCGCTGGGCGGCGCGCTCGCGCAGATCGCCGCGGTGGAGTACCGCGCGCAGACCCGCGCGGTGGTGACGTTCCAGTCGCCGGGCATTGACGAGGACGACACGGCCCTCGTGGAGGCGTACAACAGGGCGCATCCGACGGATCCGCTGCTGAGCCGCCACTACCGCATTGATGGGGACGCCGTGCCCACCGCCGGGGAAGAGCACCTGCCGGGGCAGATCTACTATTTCGACCGGGTGCAGCGCGCGAGGGGGAGCACCGCGCCATTCAAGTCCGAGCTGAGCTACGATTCGGCGGACCTGACGCGCGCGACGGCCGGGCACGTCATTCCGATGCTCAGCACGTACGTGCGGGGCATGGGCGTGACGCAGGGTCTGCTGGGCGAGATCGCCCGGGACGGCCTGCGTGACGAGAACAGCCTCGGTGATGACGCCAAGGACGTGCAGGTGGTGTTCGGCGGGCAGTACGGGACGGCGCAGGACCCGCGCCTGCAACTGGAGAAGAAGCGCACGACGACCGCCGTGAAGGGCATGGACATGATCTCGGCGTACACCGACGTGTATTACGACCAGATCGCCTACAACACGCTGCTTGCCACGGTGGAGCGGCGCGTTCCGAGGTACGCGAGTGCGCAGGCGTTCATGGCGGCCATGCGGACGTACCTGGATGGGTTCGCGGAAGGGCAGCAGCGGCTGCCGCTCACCGCGAATGACCGCGCGCTCGGTCAGCAGCTGCAGCTGCCGATGTTCACGCGGGATTACGCGCACCCGATTCCGACCGGCATGGGGATGCCCACGTACCCGATGATGGATTCCAAATGGGCGGACATGCAGGAGCAAGGGGTGACGATCAGTCAGGCGGCGGCGTTGCGCGTCGCTGCGGAGCTCGGCCGGATCTGGACGGCGTGGCACCCGGAAGGCGCAAAGTGA
- a CDS encoding DUF892 family protein, translated as MTTDMTFSPPVPASTDALRRTYIETLQDLHRTEQALLDALCAWCSAATESTRALFARRLEHTRAQAIRLGGLLHRLDAPLDAGACAAVHAELQAARDAVRGCPRGARRDTLLLNTAERLKLHQLRQYEAACRYALILNDEEAFGVLMLALADERTSEYIVQYLSDGDWPGDPAH; from the coding sequence GTGACCACGGACATGACGTTCTCACCGCCCGTCCCGGCGTCCACCGACGCGCTTCGGCGCACGTACATTGAGACGCTGCAGGACCTGCACAGAACCGAGCAGGCGCTGCTCGACGCGCTCTGCGCGTGGTGCAGTGCCGCCACCGAATCGACCCGCGCCCTGTTCGCCCGGCGCCTGGAGCACACGCGGGCACAGGCGATCCGGCTTGGGGGGTTGCTGCACCGCCTGGACGCGCCGCTTGATGCCGGGGCGTGCGCGGCGGTGCACGCGGAGCTGCAGGCCGCGCGGGACGCCGTGCGCGGCTGTCCCCGCGGGGCGCGGCGGGACACGCTGCTGCTGAACACGGCGGAACGCCTGAAGCTGCACCAGTTGCGGCAGTACGAGGCGGCGTGCCGGTACGCGCTGATCCTGAATGACGAGGAGGCGTTCGGGGTGTTGATGCTGGCCCTCGCGGACGAGCGCACTTCGGAGTACATCGTGCAGTACCTGTCCGACGGGGACTGGCCGGGCGATCCCGCCCACTGA
- the rpsT gene encoding 30S ribosomal protein S20 encodes MALRHKSAQKRHRQSLKRRLRNRSRKSTIKTFTKKAVQAIQEGAENAVALQSKAESLIDKAAKGSTLHKNAAARKKSRLAKRINKAKAAAQA; translated from the coding sequence ATGGCCCTTCGCCACAAGTCCGCCCAGAAACGTCACCGTCAGAGCCTCAAGCGCCGCCTGCGCAACCGCAGCCGCAAGAGCACCATCAAGACCTTCACCAAAAAGGCCGTTCAGGCCATCCAGGAAGGCGCCGAGAACGCCGTGGCGCTGCAGAGCAAGGCCGAGAGCCTGATCGACAAGGCCGCCAAGGGCAGCACCCTGCACAAGAACGCGGCGGCCCGTAAGAAGAGCCGCCTCGCCAAGCGCATCAACAAAGCCAAAGCCGCCGCTCAGGCGTAA
- a CDS encoding prephenate dehydratase, which yields MTDPLAPSTVTVAYQGNPGAYSEMAALQAHPHAQPLPHATFHEVLAAVREGHADLGVLPVENSLMGAILQAMDLLVDTDLHVTGEVIVRVSHHLLALPGVPVEDVRRVLSQQPALDQCTGFIERHRLVPVAAHDTAGSAKDLAERGARDEAVIASARAGEIYGLASIAAAIEDEPFNYTRFLVLSRQEPAPSDAPHKTSLVFAVRHTPGFLLETLNELRGLNLSRIESRPRKDRAWSYLIYIDIEGSARDPQVALALAGVLRKASFAKIIGSYPRAQAPYDPSSA from the coding sequence ATGACTGACCCTCTTGCCCCGTCCACCGTCACCGTCGCGTATCAGGGCAACCCGGGTGCGTACAGCGAAATGGCCGCTTTGCAGGCGCACCCGCACGCGCAGCCGCTGCCGCACGCCACCTTCCATGAGGTGCTCGCTGCCGTCCGCGAGGGCCACGCGGACCTGGGCGTGCTGCCGGTCGAGAACAGTCTGATGGGCGCCATCCTGCAGGCGATGGACCTCCTGGTGGACACGGACCTTCACGTGACCGGGGAGGTGATCGTCCGCGTGAGCCACCACCTGCTGGCCCTGCCGGGCGTGCCGGTTGAGGACGTGCGCCGCGTGCTGTCGCAGCAGCCGGCGTTGGATCAGTGCACGGGGTTCATTGAACGGCACCGGCTGGTGCCGGTGGCGGCGCATGACACGGCGGGCAGCGCGAAGGACCTCGCGGAGCGTGGCGCGCGTGACGAGGCGGTCATCGCGTCCGCGCGCGCGGGGGAGATCTACGGTCTGGCGTCCATCGCGGCGGCCATTGAGGACGAGCCGTTCAACTACACGCGGTTCCTGGTGCTGTCGCGGCAGGAGCCCGCGCCGAGCGACGCGCCGCACAAGACCAGCCTGGTGTTCGCGGTGCGGCACACGCCGGGGTTCCTGCTCGAAACGCTGAATGAACTGCGCGGTCTGAACCTGAGCCGCATCGAGTCGCGCCCCCGCAAGGACCGCGCGTGGAGTTACCTCATCTACATCGACATTGAGGGGAGCGCGCGTGATCCGCAGGTGGCGCTGGCGCTGGCGGGCGTGCTGCGCAAGGCGAGCTTCGCGAAGATTATCGGCAGCTACCCGCGCGCGCAGGCGCCGTACGACCCCAGCAGCGCCTAA